A region from the Hippopotamus amphibius kiboko isolate mHipAmp2 chromosome 15, mHipAmp2.hap2, whole genome shotgun sequence genome encodes:
- the LOC130836257 gene encoding olfactory receptor-like protein OLF4 translates to MDPGNGTQIYEFFLLGLSEEAEFQPLIFGFFLSMYLITVFGNLFIILAVSSDSHLHTPMYFFLSNLSFVDICFTSTTIPKMLWNIQAQSKVITYSGCITQMYFFILFLSFDDILLTIMAYDRFVAICHPLHYMVIMNPQLCGLLVLVSWILCVLHSSLQSLMVLRLSFCTHLEIPHYFCEIKQMVQLACSDTFLNNMVMYFAAGLLAIGPLVGILYSYSKIVISVHGISSARGKYKAFSTCGSHLSLVSLFYCTMLGVYFSSAATHSSHSSATASVMYTVVIPMLNPFIYSLRNKDIKGALKRLVEKSTIKGPLFLE, encoded by the coding sequence ATGGACCCAGGGAATGGTACacaaatttatgaattttttcttCTGGGACTTTCAGAGGAAGCAGAATTTCAGCCCCTCATATTTGGGtttttcctctccatgtacctcatcactgtgtttggaaacctgttcatcatcctggctgtcagctcagactcccacctccacacacccatgtacttcttcctctccaacctgtcctttgtagacatctgtttcacctccaccaccatcccaaagatgctgtggaACATTCAAGCTCAGAGCAAAGTTATAACCTACTCAGGTTGCATCACTCAGATGtactttttcatactttttttaagTTTCGATGACATTCTCCTTACCATAATGGCCTATGACCGATTTGTGGCCATTTGTCACCCCCTGCACTACATGGTCATCATGAACCCCCAGCTCTGTGGACTGCTGGTTCTGGTGTCTTGGATCTTGTGTGTCCTGCATTCCTCATTGCAAAGCTTAATGGTATTACGCCTTTCCTTCTGCACACACCTGGAAATTCCTCACTATTTCTGCGAAATCAAGCAGATGGTCCaacttgcctgttctgacacATTTCTTAATAACATGGTTATGTATTTTGCAGCTGGGCTGCTGGCTATTGGTCCCCTGGTTGGTATTCTCTACTCTTACTCAAAGATAGTTATCTCTGTACATGGAATTTCATCAGCTAGGGGgaaatataaagcattttccacctgtggATCACACCTCTCTcttgtctctttattttattgCACAATGTTAGGAGTGTATTTCAGCTCTGCTGCTACccacagctcacactcaagtGCAACGGCCTCAGTGATGTATACCGTGGTCatacccatgctgaaccccttcatctatagTCTGAGGAACAAAGACATAAAGGGTGCACTGAAAAGATTAGTTGAGAAGAGTACTATAAAAGGGCCACTTTTCCTAGAGTAA